GTCCTGAGGCTCGCCGACGTTCCCAAGCCGAGCGGCGGGCCTGCCGTTTCGGTGTCGGGGAACCGGATCCTGGTGGCCGGTGGATCGATCTTCCTCGACGTAGCGCCCGAGGCGGGCGCCACCGCCGAGAAACTGCTCATTTCTTTGGGCGGGGAGAGTTCCGGCTACTACGAGATCGACCTGCCGCGCCCTGCCTCTTCGTATCGGCTGGTCGGACAGGTGCCATTCAATTTCGATCCCGCTGTCGATCTCACCTGCATCGCCGTGACGGCGGTCGACAGCAGCGGGGCGTCAGGCGAAGCGGACTGCTACACGGTCGTCATGCGGCATGAGGCGGTGGGGATTCCCGTGGCCTCCGGGAACGTGGAAGTCACCCTCTCCTGGGACTCCGACGCCGACCTCGACCTGCACGTGGCCGACCCCACCGGCGCCGAAGTCTTCTACGGCAGTACCGTGGTTGAGAGCGGCGGCGTGCTCGACCTGGAGGCCGGTTACCCCTGTGGTGGCGACATCGTCCGCAACGAACACATTGCCTGGGCACTCGGTAGCCCTCCACCGGGCATCTACGAGGTGCGCGTCAGCCACTACCTGAGCTGTAACGCTCCCGAAACCAACTACGTGGTCAGCATCTACAACCATGGCCGTCACACCACCTTCTCCGGCACGTTCACGGGGACCGGCGGGGATTCCGCCCGCGGCACCGGCCGCGTGATCGCGCAGTTTGAGGTGGCCGGCGACGGTCCGCCGCCCCAGCGGCCGAACAGCCTCTCCTCCACCTACCGCGGCAGCGGTGACCAGGTGTTCGTTCTCAATCCCGACGGGGAAGTTCTCGACGATACCATCTACTCGCTGCACCTCGGCGACTCGTCGGCCGAGGTGTACGTGATCGCCACCGCTGGCAACCGCCACATGGAGCACCGGGTCGAGTTGCTCGATCGCCGCAAGGCTGCGGCCCGAGCCCAGGCGGCCGTGCAGGACGGCCAGCAGGCATCGAGGCCGGCGTCGGCCGAGGTGTCACCGCGGCTGCAGTGGATCACGGCATTCAACAACTTTGGCGACGGCCCGCCCGTGTGGGAGGGGTCGGCCGATCCCTTCCAGAGTCAGGCGGTAGGAGCTCGCCCGC
Above is a genomic segment from Spirochaetaceae bacterium containing:
- a CDS encoding putative Ig domain-containing protein; the protein is MNQAFASAASPHQQRQSRLFSPALLAALVALALVGCSASTPINLPVFSDKVRDLRFQAGQTIRPVVLPPATGGSGSLTYSLRPEVPGLIFDRLSRILSGTPTSDGSYSMTYEVRDQNRKTVRLLFDINVAQSSPIGSILSAVAVGNAAGVLRLADVPKPSGGPAVSVSGNRILVAGGSIFLDVAPEAGATAEKLLISLGGESSGYYEIDLPRPASSYRLVGQVPFNFDPAVDLTCIAVTAVDSSGASGEADCYTVVMRHEAVGIPVASGNVEVTLSWDSDADLDLHVADPTGAEVFYGSTVVESGGVLDLEAGYPCGGDIVRNEHIAWALGSPPPGIYEVRVSHYLSCNAPETNYVVSIYNHGRHTTFSGTFTGTGGDSARGTGRVIAQFEVAGDGPPPQRPNSLSSTYRGSGDQVFVLNPDGEVLDDTIYSLHLGDSSAEVYVIATAGNRHMEHRVELLDRRKAAARAQAAVQDGQQASRPASAEVSPRLQWITAFNNFGDGPPVWEGSADPFQSQAVGARPPVAVGDRVSFFDLVDEVIVPATVRRVVTDGSTSVALWVADREWADTCASRGDCVTQEMVNAVAERFLHPGLSNDIYDWVTIIFGDPWGPHNVPILIPPEAADEIHIFLFDIGNDGYPTGPRIVGYFSRLPNPRLRPPPAPLGPSTCRRTAQEWCEAV